A genomic segment from Cryptosporangium phraense encodes:
- a CDS encoding ABC transporter permease, with protein MSAYALSDSATMVRRSLTHVLRYPITVVVSVGVPVLMLLLFVGVFRALGQSLAAGQDYIDYIVPGVLLMTVAYGCQSTTMSVNQDKTEGIILRFRTMAISSSAVLTGHVVAAVARTLVSLALVLGVSVALGFRPQAGALGWLAAIGVLVLLVLALTWLAVATGLTAPTAEGTAGFTLLVQLLPFVSSAFVPTDTMSGGVRWFAANQPFSPIIEAIRGFLLGTPVGSDGWIAVGWCVGLTLVGYLWARSAFRKVPVR; from the coding sequence ACTCGGCCACGATGGTGCGCCGCAGTCTCACGCACGTCCTGCGCTACCCGATCACGGTCGTCGTGTCGGTGGGCGTCCCGGTGCTGATGCTGTTGCTGTTCGTCGGCGTGTTCCGGGCGCTCGGACAGAGCCTGGCCGCGGGCCAGGACTACATCGACTACATCGTCCCCGGCGTGCTGCTGATGACCGTGGCCTACGGTTGCCAGTCCACCACGATGAGCGTCAACCAGGACAAGACCGAGGGCATCATCCTGCGGTTCCGGACGATGGCCATCTCCAGCTCGGCCGTGCTCACCGGGCACGTCGTCGCCGCGGTGGCCCGGACGCTGGTGAGCCTGGCGCTGGTGCTGGGCGTCTCGGTGGCGCTCGGGTTCCGACCGCAGGCCGGTGCGCTCGGCTGGCTCGCCGCGATCGGCGTGCTGGTGCTGCTCGTGCTGGCGCTGACCTGGCTGGCCGTCGCGACCGGGCTCACCGCGCCGACCGCCGAGGGCACCGCCGGGTTCACGCTGCTGGTCCAGCTGCTGCCGTTCGTGTCGAGCGCGTTCGTGCCGACCGACACGATGTCGGGCGGGGTCCGCTGGTTCGCCGCGAACCAGCCGTTCTCGCCGATCATCGAGGCGATCCGCGGCTTCCTGCTCGGGACGCCGGTCGGCTCCGACGGCTGGATCGCGGTCGGCTGGTGCGTCGGGCTCACGCTGGTCGGCTACCTGTGGGCGCGGTCGGCCTTCCGGAAAGTTCCCGTGCGCTGA
- a CDS encoding AfsR/SARP family transcriptional regulator, whose protein sequence is MSVELALLTRVAFRDREVSGPRVRELLAVLAGELRAGCSAGRLIEELWPEGPPEHPAKALQALVFRARAQVGADVLVSTPRGYRLALDDDQVDVTAARSAAARAAREGNPAAALAEAEAGLALWSAPRGGAPGAGGSAGAGGSAGSGPAAGSGGAAGSAGPAAAGAAGGWVPPERADAEGALGTLRAAVAPAYRTLVRARALALARLGRFAEAEPVLAALAREQPRDEEVLAELLRCEAAVRGPAAALARYEAYRRRLRDSLGADPGPALREVQAELLGPETATTRRGVPHDPNALLGREHDVEAVTALIGTSRVTSIIGPGGLGKTRLAQTVARTAPQRSVVFVPLAGLTTDAEVVGEVASALGLGEAGPADLVAALGSTSALLVLDNCEHVIAGAADLVASLLARSADVCVLTTSRTPLGLSAESVYLLPELTPTTCAALFRARALAVRPGADLPDEAVDEVCRHLDGLPLAVELAAARIRVLSVAEIARRLDTRLGLRSGSRDTPERHRTLAAVIDWSWHLLEPAGQSAMRMLSVFPDGFTADAAALVLDVDDALPVLEHLVDQSLLKVSDAAAGVRFRMLETVREFSALRCEEAGETGAAVDRFLAWARAVCLETYGEVFGPGFVEFVERVRADSDNLVAALRLAIERHDGETVALCVASLGGLWTIESNLSRMAWLNREPAWVLSHFRPAPPLVEAVRTGALITTLAAFILEGARVPRSLAVLRRLPPSPTSDTLVGAADAVLRAPDFDAIRALGESDVPMVAAVALSTVSYAAEATGDLDASLDAARRALDVLGNRGNRWLRMAVHSRVGELALADGSVEEAQRHMAAVLPVLEDLGAWGTAARVRWSMVFIAVRTGALDDAEQWLEELTRSEARSDDELQAFDVIIRAEILRGRGRIEDGLRLWREAAERLRRTEAQQLPRQRPWIEEVQAGAVIAHVLDDRLDLVPGLVADLPRRLLPMLARIDAIAGLNIAGALLLALALADLKRHGDAAVEPAARMVVIADRFRVTSGFTTPATLARIRELVGPAYDSAEESYAGLDQDALMAEASALVSARELSGRPTAPTGSRPA, encoded by the coding sequence GTGAGCGTGGAGCTGGCCCTGCTGACGCGGGTCGCCTTCCGGGACCGGGAGGTCTCCGGGCCGCGCGTGCGCGAGCTGCTCGCCGTGCTGGCCGGCGAGCTCCGGGCCGGGTGCAGCGCCGGACGGCTGATCGAGGAGCTCTGGCCCGAGGGCCCGCCCGAGCACCCGGCCAAGGCCCTGCAGGCCCTGGTCTTCCGGGCCCGGGCCCAGGTCGGTGCCGACGTGCTGGTCAGCACCCCTCGCGGGTACCGGTTGGCGCTGGACGACGACCAGGTGGACGTGACCGCCGCGCGCTCTGCGGCCGCGCGCGCCGCACGGGAGGGCAACCCGGCCGCCGCCCTGGCGGAGGCGGAAGCGGGTCTAGCGCTGTGGAGCGCCCCGCGCGGCGGCGCGCCCGGCGCGGGCGGGTCTGCTGGCGCGGGCGGCTCGGCCGGGTCGGGCCCCGCGGCCGGCTCGGGCGGTGCAGCCGGCTCGGCCGGCCCGGCTGCGGCGGGCGCCGCCGGCGGGTGGGTACCACCCGAGCGCGCGGACGCGGAGGGTGCGCTCGGGACACTGCGGGCGGCGGTCGCGCCGGCCTACCGGACGCTCGTGCGGGCCCGGGCCCTCGCGCTCGCCCGCCTGGGACGCTTCGCCGAGGCCGAGCCGGTGCTGGCCGCGCTGGCCCGGGAGCAGCCGCGCGACGAGGAGGTGCTGGCCGAGCTGCTGCGCTGCGAGGCGGCCGTGCGCGGGCCGGCCGCGGCCCTGGCCCGGTACGAGGCCTACCGGCGCCGGCTGCGTGACTCGCTGGGCGCCGACCCCGGCCCGGCACTGCGTGAAGTCCAGGCCGAGCTGCTCGGCCCGGAGACCGCGACGACCAGGCGGGGCGTCCCGCACGACCCGAACGCGCTCCTGGGCCGGGAGCACGACGTCGAGGCGGTCACCGCGCTGATCGGGACGTCCCGGGTCACGTCGATCATCGGGCCGGGCGGGCTCGGCAAGACCCGGCTGGCCCAGACCGTCGCCCGCACCGCCCCGCAGCGCTCGGTGGTCTTCGTCCCGCTGGCCGGCCTCACCACCGACGCCGAGGTCGTCGGCGAGGTCGCGTCGGCGCTGGGCCTGGGCGAGGCCGGGCCCGCCGACCTCGTCGCCGCCCTCGGGTCCACGTCGGCGCTGCTCGTCCTCGACAACTGCGAGCACGTGATCGCCGGCGCCGCCGACCTGGTCGCGTCGCTGCTCGCCCGCAGCGCCGACGTCTGCGTGCTCACCACCAGCCGCACCCCGCTCGGCCTCTCGGCCGAGAGCGTCTACCTGCTGCCCGAGCTCACGCCGACGACGTGCGCCGCGCTGTTCCGGGCCCGGGCCCTGGCCGTCCGCCCCGGTGCCGACCTGCCGGACGAGGCCGTCGACGAGGTCTGCCGCCATCTCGACGGGCTCCCGCTCGCGGTCGAGCTGGCCGCGGCCCGGATCCGGGTGCTGTCGGTGGCCGAGATCGCCCGCCGCCTCGACACCCGCCTCGGCCTGCGCAGTGGCTCCCGCGACACCCCGGAACGCCACCGGACGCTGGCCGCGGTCATCGACTGGAGCTGGCACCTGCTCGAACCGGCCGGCCAGTCGGCGATGCGGATGCTCTCGGTCTTCCCCGACGGGTTCACCGCCGACGCCGCCGCGCTCGTCCTCGACGTCGACGACGCGCTGCCGGTGCTCGAGCACCTGGTCGACCAGTCGCTGCTCAAGGTGTCGGACGCGGCGGCCGGGGTCCGGTTCCGGATGCTCGAGACCGTCCGCGAGTTCTCCGCGCTGCGCTGCGAGGAGGCCGGCGAGACCGGCGCCGCCGTCGATCGGTTCCTGGCCTGGGCGCGAGCCGTGTGCCTGGAAACCTACGGGGAGGTGTTCGGGCCCGGCTTCGTCGAGTTCGTGGAGCGGGTCCGGGCCGACTCCGACAACCTCGTCGCCGCGCTCCGGCTGGCCATCGAGCGCCACGACGGGGAGACGGTGGCGCTGTGCGTCGCGTCGCTCGGGGGCCTGTGGACGATCGAGTCGAACCTGTCCCGGATGGCCTGGCTGAACCGGGAGCCGGCCTGGGTACTCTCGCACTTCCGGCCCGCGCCGCCGCTGGTCGAGGCGGTGCGCACCGGCGCGCTGATCACGACGCTGGCCGCGTTCATCCTGGAGGGGGCCCGGGTCCCGCGTTCGCTCGCGGTGCTGCGCCGGCTGCCGCCGTCCCCGACGTCGGACACGCTGGTCGGCGCGGCCGACGCGGTGCTGCGGGCCCCGGACTTCGACGCGATCCGGGCGCTCGGCGAGTCCGACGTGCCGATGGTCGCGGCGGTCGCGCTGAGCACGGTCAGCTACGCGGCCGAGGCGACCGGCGACCTCGACGCGTCGCTGGACGCCGCCCGGCGCGCCCTCGACGTGCTGGGGAACCGCGGGAACCGCTGGCTCCGGATGGCCGTCCACTCGCGGGTCGGGGAGCTGGCGCTCGCCGACGGGAGCGTCGAGGAGGCCCAGCGGCACATGGCCGCGGTGCTGCCGGTGCTGGAGGACCTCGGGGCCTGGGGGACCGCGGCCCGGGTCCGCTGGTCGATGGTGTTCATCGCGGTACGCACCGGCGCGCTCGACGACGCCGAGCAGTGGCTGGAGGAGCTCACCCGGTCCGAGGCCCGGTCCGACGACGAACTGCAGGCGTTCGACGTCATCATCCGGGCCGAGATCCTGCGCGGACGGGGACGGATCGAGGACGGGCTGCGGCTCTGGCGCGAAGCGGCCGAGCGGCTGCGTCGCACCGAGGCCCAGCAGTTGCCGCGCCAGCGGCCGTGGATCGAGGAAGTACAGGCCGGCGCCGTGATCGCGCACGTGCTCGACGACCGGCTCGACCTGGTCCCGGGCCTGGTCGCCGACCTGCCCCGCCGGTTGCTGCCGATGCTCGCCCGGATCGACGCGATCGCCGGGCTGAACATCGCCGGCGCGCTCCTGCTCGCCCTCGCGCTGGCCGATCTGAAACGGCACGGCGACGCGGCCGTGGAGCCGGCCGCCCGGATGGTCGTGATCGCCGACCGGTTCCGCGTCACCAGTGGGTTCACCACGCCGGCCACCCTGGCGCGGATCCGGGAACTCGTCGGGCCGGCGTACGACTCCGCGGAGGAGTCGTACGCCGGCCTCGATCAGGACGCGCTGATGGCGGAAGCGTCCGCGCTGGTCAGCGCACGGGAACTTTCCGGAAGGCCGACCGCGCCCACAGGTAGCCGACCAGCGTGA
- a CDS encoding sigma-54-dependent Fis family transcriptional regulator, whose product MTPASPGLGAARERFWAAAGAAREVRDTIAASWTRSRRWEIPPDGVAPTYTAEPDLETPLARAAGVVLPSVQESLNGSPVSLILTDRDGVVLDRRSDDSGLVRYLDRVQLAPGFSYAEQDVGTNGIGTALESGQPTEVWGQEHYTGVLDTLGCAGVPVRHPVSGQTVGLLDMTCWSSDAGPLLLAMAKSTASLIEQELLRDSGRRELDLFGEYLRACRRSTAIVLAVNADVVMLNDNARHLLTPEDQAMLIAVTGEAAERGKQTSMIVELPSGGRARLLCSPIVSGGGPAGGVARVRLERGVEQPLGGRNALAHPLPGVVGSGGLWVLACEEIRNHYLHREWVTIGGEAGVGKFAVASALHRLYHPTRPFRVVDLAQPYGEDELLSVVRAELEQLDGTLVLRHVHAVRGTRRDALANLLHQYRARRGDGWVVATGAGSLGRDALLSCFPASVELPPLRHHADDIAQIVPVLLARLATGRDLTVSGQAMQLLMRTPWPGNVAELTDTLRTVVQHRRSGVIEAADLPANCHTISGRLLNPLESMERDAVVAALRAFGGNRSKAAASLSMSRATIYRKIQQYRIDVPS is encoded by the coding sequence GTGACCCCCGCGAGCCCCGGACTCGGGGCGGCCCGGGAGCGGTTCTGGGCGGCCGCTGGAGCCGCGCGAGAAGTCCGCGACACGATCGCCGCGTCCTGGACGCGTTCCCGCCGGTGGGAGATCCCGCCGGACGGCGTCGCGCCCACGTACACGGCCGAGCCCGACCTCGAGACCCCGCTGGCCCGCGCGGCCGGCGTCGTCCTGCCGTCGGTGCAGGAGAGCCTGAACGGCAGCCCGGTCAGCCTGATCCTCACCGACCGCGACGGCGTCGTCCTCGACCGTCGGTCGGACGACAGCGGTCTGGTCCGCTACCTCGACCGGGTGCAGCTCGCGCCCGGCTTCAGCTACGCCGAGCAGGACGTCGGCACCAACGGCATCGGCACCGCGCTGGAGAGCGGCCAGCCGACCGAGGTCTGGGGCCAGGAGCACTACACCGGGGTGCTCGACACGCTCGGCTGCGCCGGGGTCCCGGTGCGCCACCCGGTCAGCGGGCAGACCGTCGGGCTGCTGGACATGACCTGCTGGAGCTCCGACGCCGGGCCGCTGCTGCTGGCGATGGCCAAGAGCACCGCGTCGCTGATCGAGCAGGAGCTGCTGCGCGACAGCGGACGGCGGGAGCTCGACCTGTTCGGCGAGTACCTGCGGGCCTGCCGGCGCAGCACGGCGATCGTGCTCGCGGTCAACGCCGACGTCGTCATGCTCAACGACAACGCCCGGCACCTGCTCACGCCGGAAGACCAGGCGATGCTGATCGCGGTCACCGGCGAGGCGGCCGAGCGCGGCAAGCAGACGTCGATGATCGTCGAGTTACCCAGCGGCGGCCGGGCCCGGCTGCTCTGCTCGCCGATCGTCAGCGGGGGCGGGCCGGCCGGGGGCGTCGCCCGGGTCCGGCTGGAGCGCGGGGTCGAACAGCCGCTCGGCGGGCGGAACGCGCTGGCCCATCCGCTGCCCGGCGTCGTCGGCAGTGGTGGTCTGTGGGTCCTGGCCTGCGAGGAGATTCGGAACCACTACCTGCACCGGGAGTGGGTGACGATCGGCGGCGAAGCCGGCGTGGGCAAGTTCGCGGTGGCCTCCGCGCTGCACCGGCTGTACCACCCGACCCGGCCGTTCCGCGTCGTCGACCTGGCCCAGCCCTACGGCGAGGACGAGCTGCTCTCGGTGGTGCGGGCCGAGCTGGAGCAGCTCGACGGCACGCTGGTGCTGCGCCACGTGCACGCGGTCCGGGGCACCCGGCGGGACGCGCTGGCGAACCTGCTGCACCAGTACCGCGCCCGGCGCGGCGACGGCTGGGTGGTCGCGACCGGCGCCGGTTCTCTCGGCCGGGACGCGCTGCTCAGCTGCTTCCCGGCGTCGGTCGAACTGCCGCCGCTGCGCCACCACGCCGACGACATCGCGCAGATCGTCCCGGTGCTGCTGGCCCGTCTGGCGACGGGCCGCGACCTGACCGTCTCCGGTCAGGCCATGCAACTGCTCATGCGGACGCCCTGGCCGGGCAACGTCGCTGAGCTCACCGACACGTTGCGGACGGTCGTCCAGCACCGCCGCTCGGGGGTGATCGAGGCGGCCGACCTGCCGGCGAACTGTCACACGATCTCCGGCCGCCTGCTCAACCCGCTGGAGTCGATGGAGCGGGACGCGGTGGTCGCCGCGCTCCGGGCGTTCGGAGGCAACCGCAGCAAGGCGGCCGCGTCGCTGAGCATGTCGAGGGCGACGATCTACCGGAAGATCCAGCAGTACCGCATCGACGTACCGTCCTGA
- a CDS encoding methane monooxygenase, whose amino-acid sequence MSRQSLSKAHRKITELSWEPTFATPAKRFGTDYTFEKAPKKDPLKQILRSYFPMEEEKDNRVFGAMDGAIRGNMFRQVQERWMEWQKLFLSIIPFPEISAARAMPMAIDAVPNPEVHNGLAVQMIDEVRHSTIQMNLKRLYMNHYIDPAGFDISEKAFSNSYCGTIGRQFGEGFITGDAITAANIYLTVVAETAFTNTLFVAMPSEAAANGDYLLPTVFHSVQSDESRHISNGYSILLMALADERNRPLLERDLRYAWWNNHCVVDAAIGTFIEYGSKDRRKDRDSYAEMWRRWIYDDYYRSYLLPLEKYGLVIPHDLVEEAWSRIYDDFYVHRVAQFFATGWPVNYWRIDPMTDQDFEWFEEKYPGWYNQFGKWWEAYNRLRHPGKNKPIAFEDVGYEYPHRCWSCMVPCLIREDMVVDKVDGQWRTYCSETCAWTDKEAFRPEYQGRPTPNMGRLTGKREWETLYHGWDLADVISDLGYVRDDGKTLVPQPHLDLDDPKKLWTLDDVRGIQFGSPNIALNEMSDAEREAHVAAYRANPNVTPA is encoded by the coding sequence ATGAGCCGACAGAGCCTGAGCAAGGCCCACCGCAAGATCACCGAACTGTCGTGGGAACCCACGTTCGCCACCCCGGCGAAGCGGTTCGGGACCGACTACACGTTCGAGAAGGCCCCGAAGAAGGACCCGCTGAAGCAGATCCTGCGGTCCTACTTCCCGATGGAGGAGGAGAAGGACAACCGCGTCTTCGGCGCCATGGACGGCGCGATCCGCGGCAACATGTTCCGGCAGGTCCAGGAACGGTGGATGGAATGGCAGAAGCTGTTCCTCTCGATCATCCCGTTCCCGGAGATCTCCGCCGCCCGGGCGATGCCGATGGCGATCGACGCCGTCCCCAACCCCGAGGTCCACAACGGGCTCGCGGTGCAGATGATCGACGAGGTCCGGCACTCGACGATCCAGATGAACCTCAAGCGCCTGTACATGAACCACTACATCGACCCGGCCGGGTTCGACATCTCGGAGAAGGCGTTCTCGAACTCCTACTGCGGGACGATCGGCCGTCAGTTCGGCGAGGGGTTCATCACCGGTGACGCGATCACCGCGGCGAACATCTACCTGACCGTGGTCGCCGAGACCGCGTTCACGAACACGCTGTTCGTCGCCATGCCGTCGGAGGCCGCCGCCAACGGCGACTACCTGCTGCCGACGGTCTTCCACTCGGTCCAGTCGGACGAGTCCCGGCACATCAGCAACGGGTACTCGATCCTGCTGATGGCGCTGGCCGACGAGCGCAACCGGCCGCTGCTCGAGCGCGACCTGCGCTACGCCTGGTGGAACAACCACTGCGTGGTGGACGCGGCGATCGGCACGTTCATCGAGTACGGCAGCAAGGACCGCCGGAAGGACCGGGACAGCTACGCCGAGATGTGGCGCCGCTGGATCTACGACGACTACTACCGCAGCTACCTGCTGCCGCTGGAGAAGTACGGGCTGGTCATCCCGCACGACCTGGTCGAAGAGGCGTGGAGCCGGATCTACGACGACTTCTACGTCCACCGCGTGGCGCAGTTCTTCGCCACCGGGTGGCCGGTGAACTACTGGCGGATCGACCCGATGACCGACCAGGACTTCGAGTGGTTCGAGGAGAAGTACCCGGGTTGGTACAACCAGTTCGGCAAGTGGTGGGAGGCGTACAACCGGCTGCGTCACCCGGGGAAGAACAAGCCGATCGCGTTCGAGGACGTCGGCTACGAGTACCCGCACCGCTGCTGGTCGTGCATGGTGCCGTGCCTCATCCGCGAGGACATGGTGGTCGACAAGGTCGACGGCCAGTGGCGGACGTACTGCTCGGAGACGTGCGCCTGGACCGACAAGGAAGCGTTCCGCCCCGAGTACCAGGGCCGCCCGACGCCGAACATGGGCCGGCTCACCGGTAAGCGCGAGTGGGAGACGCTGTACCACGGCTGGGACCTGGCCGACGTCATCAGCGACCTCGGGTACGTCCGCGACGACGGGAAGACGCTCGTCCCGCAGCCGCACCTCGACCTCGACGACCCGAAGAAGCTGTGGACGCTCGACGACGTCCGGGGCATCCAGTTCGGGAGCCCGAACATCGCGCTGAACGAGATGTCGGACGCCGAGCGCGAGGCCCACGTGGCCGCGTACCGCGCGAACCCGAACGTCACTCCGGCCTGA
- a CDS encoding FAD-binding oxidoreductase has protein sequence MGKNHKVRFEPVGVEIDVDEDETVLNAAFRQGVMLMHGCKEGQCSACKSFLLDGDLQMERYSTFALADYESEEGYVLLCRARAYSDLEVELLNYDEDMIRSGLPLVTFETTVEALDDVSPDITRLRLKLGESSTFRFHPGQYVDLRIPGSEDHRSFSMANTSAADGYLEFLIKRYPGGRFSGLLENEISEGDPLTATGPYGTFTLRVSSDRRLVFVGGGAGMAPILALLRQMVESRTEREAVFYYGARTAADLICASELAEIGEKLPGFRFVPCLSDSWPDGWDGETGLVTAVLDQREPDLDDSDVYLCGPPPMIDAGLALLESRSVPAEQVFYDKFTLTAASE, from the coding sequence ATGGGAAAGAACCACAAGGTCCGCTTCGAACCCGTAGGCGTCGAGATCGACGTCGACGAGGACGAGACCGTGCTCAACGCCGCGTTCCGCCAGGGCGTGATGCTGATGCACGGCTGCAAGGAAGGGCAGTGCTCGGCCTGCAAGTCCTTCCTCCTCGACGGCGACCTCCAGATGGAGCGCTACTCGACGTTCGCGCTGGCCGACTACGAGAGCGAGGAGGGTTACGTCCTGCTCTGCCGGGCCCGGGCGTACAGCGACCTCGAGGTCGAACTGCTCAACTACGACGAGGACATGATCCGGTCGGGTCTCCCGCTGGTGACGTTCGAGACGACGGTCGAGGCGCTGGACGACGTTTCCCCCGACATCACCCGGCTGCGTCTGAAGCTGGGCGAAAGCTCAACCTTCCGGTTCCACCCCGGGCAGTACGTCGACCTCCGGATCCCCGGCAGCGAGGACCACCGCTCGTTCTCGATGGCGAACACCAGCGCGGCCGACGGCTACCTGGAGTTCCTCATCAAGCGGTACCCGGGCGGCCGGTTCTCCGGGCTGCTGGAGAACGAGATCTCGGAAGGCGACCCGCTCACCGCGACCGGCCCGTACGGGACGTTCACGCTGCGGGTCAGCTCCGACCGGCGGCTGGTGTTCGTCGGCGGCGGGGCGGGGATGGCGCCGATCCTGGCGTTGCTGCGTCAGATGGTGGAGAGCCGCACCGAGCGCGAGGCGGTCTTCTACTACGGAGCCCGGACGGCGGCCGACCTGATCTGCGCGTCCGAGCTCGCGGAAATCGGCGAAAAGCTGCCCGGCTTCCGCTTCGTCCCCTGTCTCTCCGACTCCTGGCCCGACGGCTGGGACGGCGAGACCGGGCTGGTCACCGCGGTGCTCGACCAGCGCGAGCCCGACCTCGACGACTCGGACGTCTACCTGTGCGGTCCCCCACCCATGATCGACGCCGGCCTGGCCCTGCTGGAGAGCCGGTCGGTCCCCGCCGAGCAGGTCTTTTACGACAAGTTCACGCTCACTGCGGCAAGCGAATGA
- a CDS encoding aromatic/alkene monooxygenase hydroxylase subunit beta, giving the protein MTQRTFPKPEFTGAEAGLLTFPGSTSRAYNYFTPRKLRATVYEDVTMDVQPDPERHLTQGWIYGFADGPGGYPQEWTALKSSDWHQFLDPNEEWEQTIYRNNSNIVRQISLNLENAKKAGAYQAWSPGWTHFIERHLGAWMHAEHGLGMHVFLSEQRSAPTNMINNAIAVNSAHKLRFAQDLALYNLDLSESSLPFDGKAHKAVWQSEPVWQPVRENVERLTAIRDWAESLFAANIVYEQLVGALFRSHLVMQVAARNGDYVTPTLVGAGENDYDRDLRYTRALFKMLTGDETHGTDNKAVLNGWLSAWVPVSVRAAHDLQPIWSQIPEKPVTFADSWHASTESFRNVLDELGLDEPKELTQ; this is encoded by the coding sequence ATGACTCAACGCACGTTCCCGAAGCCGGAGTTCACCGGCGCGGAGGCCGGCCTCCTGACGTTTCCCGGTTCGACGAGCCGGGCCTACAACTACTTCACCCCCCGCAAGCTGCGGGCCACGGTCTACGAGGACGTCACGATGGACGTCCAGCCCGACCCGGAGCGGCACCTCACCCAGGGCTGGATCTACGGCTTCGCGGACGGCCCGGGCGGCTACCCGCAGGAGTGGACCGCGCTGAAGTCGTCCGACTGGCACCAGTTCCTCGACCCGAACGAGGAATGGGAACAGACGATCTACCGCAACAACAGCAACATCGTCCGGCAGATCTCGCTGAATCTGGAGAACGCCAAGAAGGCCGGCGCCTACCAGGCCTGGTCACCGGGCTGGACGCACTTCATCGAGCGGCACCTCGGCGCCTGGATGCACGCCGAGCACGGGCTCGGCATGCACGTGTTCCTGTCCGAGCAGCGCTCGGCGCCGACGAACATGATCAACAACGCGATCGCGGTGAACAGCGCGCACAAACTGCGGTTCGCCCAGGATCTGGCGCTCTACAACCTCGACCTGTCGGAGTCGAGCCTCCCGTTCGACGGCAAGGCCCACAAGGCGGTCTGGCAGAGCGAGCCGGTCTGGCAGCCGGTGCGCGAGAACGTCGAGCGGCTGACCGCGATCCGCGACTGGGCCGAGTCGCTGTTCGCCGCGAACATCGTCTACGAGCAGCTGGTCGGCGCGCTGTTCCGGAGCCACCTGGTGATGCAGGTCGCCGCCCGCAACGGCGACTACGTGACGCCGACGCTGGTCGGCGCGGGCGAGAACGACTACGACCGCGACCTGCGCTACACCCGGGCCCTGTTCAAGATGCTCACCGGCGACGAGACTCACGGCACCGACAACAAGGCCGTGCTGAACGGCTGGCTCTCGGCCTGGGTGCCGGTCAGCGTCCGGGCCGCGCACGACCTGCAGCCGATCTGGTCGCAGATCCCGGAGAAGCCGGTCACGTTCGCCGACTCCTGGCACGCGTCGACCGAGTCGTTCCGGAATGTGCTCGATGAACTCGGGCTGGACGAGCCGAAGGAGCTGACCCAGTGA
- the mimD gene encoding propane 2-monooxygenase effector subunit MimD, with product MTAPSKFAVNRTTSNMAGVTLMNNQNGYVVADVMRTKDGVTVEEFPSMIRVDGERVLTFDYDEISDAIGFEFDQSDFEEIMSTHYGRMVHLDDKTMLFANPEDAAEYIDFDLAPVN from the coding sequence GTGACCGCCCCGTCGAAATTCGCCGTCAACCGGACGACGTCCAACATGGCCGGCGTCACGCTGATGAACAACCAGAACGGCTACGTGGTCGCCGACGTCATGCGCACCAAGGACGGCGTCACGGTCGAAGAGTTCCCGTCGATGATCCGCGTCGACGGCGAACGGGTGCTGACGTTCGACTACGACGAGATCAGCGACGCGATCGGCTTCGAGTTCGACCAGTCGGACTTCGAGGAGATCATGTCGACCCACTACGGGCGCATGGTCCACCTCGACGACAAGACGATGCTGTTCGCCAACCCCGAGGACGCGGCCGAGTACATCGACTTCGACCTCGCGCCGGTGAACTGA